The Streptomyces sp. RKAG293 genome includes a region encoding these proteins:
- a CDS encoding erythromycin esterase family protein, with protein MVFPQLITELPDHVRVVALGEDAHNVTEFYELKDRILRYLVEQHGFTAFVMESGFAEGLGVDAWLRGGPGEVPDVARDGITYRFGECAPMHRQLAWMRSAGVGFYGMDLPGSATSPGPAVRVISDRMPGWDLRELIGLSELGGRTEAAVRFAALSPAERQRLLAGLNALVARAAGASDEVVRRAAASIAAFLAELDLVPAGRPYPRDRFMAETVRWVLDREERIVVSAHNAHVQRTPFEGRPMMGGLLDAALGPELAVVGMTCGSGPVIRFVERSPRPFDCDVLLAEREPTGPGEPGADYDALIHLDHATLIPGAFERLRAEFQEYR; from the coding sequence TCGCGCTCGGGGAGGACGCGCACAACGTCACCGAGTTCTACGAGCTCAAGGACCGGATCCTCCGGTATCTGGTGGAGCAGCACGGGTTCACCGCCTTCGTCATGGAGTCCGGGTTCGCCGAGGGGCTGGGCGTCGACGCCTGGCTCCGCGGCGGCCCGGGCGAGGTGCCGGACGTCGCCCGGGACGGCATCACCTACCGGTTCGGTGAGTGCGCGCCGATGCACCGGCAGTTGGCGTGGATGCGCTCCGCCGGGGTCGGCTTCTACGGGATGGACCTGCCGGGCTCCGCCACCTCGCCCGGACCGGCGGTTCGGGTGATCTCGGACCGGATGCCCGGCTGGGACCTGCGAGAACTGATCGGCCTGAGCGAACTGGGCGGCCGGACCGAGGCGGCGGTCCGGTTCGCGGCCCTGTCGCCTGCCGAGCGGCAGCGGTTGCTGGCGGGCCTGAATGCGCTGGTGGCGCGTGCCGCCGGAGCCTCGGACGAGGTGGTGCGCCGGGCAGCGGCCTCCATCGCGGCGTTCCTCGCGGAACTGGACCTGGTCCCGGCCGGGAGGCCCTACCCGAGGGACCGCTTCATGGCAGAGACTGTGCGGTGGGTTCTGGACCGGGAGGAACGCATCGTTGTCAGTGCGCACAACGCGCATGTGCAGCGGACGCCGTTCGAGGGGCGCCCGATGATGGGCGGCCTGCTGGATGCGGCGCTGGGCCCCGAGTTGGCCGTCGTCGGGATGACCTGCGGCTCGGGGCCGGTGATCCGGTTCGTCGAGCGGTCACCGCGGCCGTTCGACTGCGATGTCCTCCTGGCGGAACGGGAGCCGACCGGGCCCGGCGAGCCGGGCGCGGACTACGACGCACTGATCCACCTCGACCACGCCACATTGATCCCCGGGGCCTTCGAACGGCTCCGCGCCGAGTTCCAGGAGTACCGATGA
- a CDS encoding prolyl oligopeptidase family serine peptidase produces MKYPPARTVEVVADVAGVRVPDPYRWLEDETSEVREWQREQAELATSVVFDGLDRSAVRDLVLAQHAGARPDLPRYAAGRWFRVHGSDVVVAGTPYGPGRRIAGLDEGVLSWLAPSPDGRVLAVGVCPDGTEHNTIRLFDVAGGRELGGAPPQVLHSAWAGGVSWLPDSGGFYFFALTGSPEEFRQAVFFHRLGAGTTVEPVPVGASREYTLIQAGERWEVAAHRVGSPIPIAVRRPGQEWRPFLTDCQGTVAGHIVGDRYVAVTDVDAPRGRVVAISLEDPSDWVDLVPEGDTVLRSLTPVGDHLYLSEFDRTFARVRILDRSGTVVGELPLPGRGALAAPHFPLTGLAVGNPAPSFVFAFSTPTSSWGVYGHRPGAPLETLAAPTVTLDATVEQDQAIASDGVPIPYHMVGQGSGPVLVYAYGAANVPLLPSYQSDLAAFVAAGGVVVLAHLRGGGEFGRDWWLAAHRERKRVRDTDLVAVAEHLIATGRATPDRLALSGGSDGGLMCGVALTTRPDLWRAVLPRAPLLDLIGGIRDPYMDFVLRKAWGDPDDPADVRRFLRLSPYELVRPGTFPAVYVQAGAIDPRCRPWHARKFAARLQAAQEGDAPILLHVFDDAGHGAATGNEVAVEQETEWLAFLIRSLGLRI; encoded by the coding sequence ATGAAGTATCCGCCCGCCCGGACCGTCGAGGTCGTCGCGGACGTCGCGGGGGTCCGGGTGCCGGACCCGTACAGATGGCTGGAGGACGAGACGTCCGAGGTGCGGGAGTGGCAGCGGGAACAGGCCGAACTCGCCACCTCCGTCGTCTTCGACGGCCTGGACCGGTCCGCCGTGCGGGACCTGGTGCTGGCCCAGCACGCCGGAGCCCGGCCCGACCTGCCCCGGTACGCGGCCGGTCGATGGTTTCGCGTCCACGGGTCCGACGTGGTCGTCGCCGGGACCCCGTACGGGCCGGGGCGGCGGATCGCGGGCCTGGACGAGGGAGTGCTGTCCTGGCTGGCGCCCTCACCGGACGGACGGGTCCTGGCCGTCGGGGTCTGCCCGGACGGCACCGAGCACAACACGATCCGGCTCTTCGACGTGGCCGGCGGACGGGAGCTGGGCGGCGCCCCGCCGCAGGTCCTGCACAGTGCGTGGGCAGGCGGCGTGTCCTGGCTGCCGGACTCCGGCGGGTTCTACTTCTTCGCGCTCACCGGGTCACCGGAGGAGTTCCGGCAGGCGGTGTTCTTCCACCGCCTGGGGGCCGGCACCACGGTGGAGCCCGTCCCGGTGGGGGCATCCCGGGAGTACACGCTCATCCAGGCCGGCGAGCGATGGGAGGTCGCCGCACACCGGGTGGGCAGCCCGATCCCGATCGCGGTCCGCCGTCCGGGCCAGGAGTGGAGGCCGTTCCTCACCGACTGCCAGGGGACGGTCGCCGGACACATCGTCGGCGACCGCTATGTCGCGGTGACGGACGTGGACGCCCCGCGCGGGCGGGTGGTGGCCATTTCGCTGGAGGACCCGTCGGACTGGGTCGACCTCGTACCCGAGGGCGACACGGTACTGCGGTCGCTCACCCCGGTCGGAGACCATCTCTATCTCAGCGAGTTCGACCGGACCTTCGCCAGGGTCCGGATCCTCGACCGGTCGGGGACGGTCGTGGGGGAGCTGCCGCTGCCGGGACGCGGGGCCCTGGCCGCACCGCACTTTCCGCTGACGGGGCTGGCCGTGGGCAACCCCGCCCCCTCCTTCGTGTTCGCCTTCTCCACACCGACCAGCTCCTGGGGCGTGTACGGCCACCGGCCGGGCGCACCGCTCGAGACGCTGGCCGCCCCCACCGTGACTCTCGACGCCACCGTGGAGCAGGACCAGGCCATCGCGTCCGACGGCGTCCCGATCCCTTACCACATGGTGGGACAGGGCTCGGGTCCGGTCCTGGTGTACGCCTACGGCGCGGCGAACGTGCCGCTGCTGCCGTCCTACCAGAGTGATCTGGCCGCCTTCGTCGCCGCCGGCGGAGTCGTGGTCCTGGCTCATCTGCGGGGTGGCGGCGAGTTCGGCCGGGACTGGTGGCTGGCCGCGCACCGGGAACGCAAGCGGGTGCGGGACACCGATCTCGTCGCGGTGGCCGAGCATCTCATCGCCACCGGCCGTGCGACCCCGGACCGCCTCGCCCTGTCCGGAGGGTCCGACGGCGGCCTGATGTGCGGAGTCGCCCTCACCACCCGGCCCGACCTCTGGCGCGCCGTGCTGCCCCGCGCGCCCCTGCTCGACCTGATCGGGGGGATCCGCGATCCCTACATGGACTTCGTGCTCCGGAAGGCCTGGGGCGACCCCGACGACCCCGCCGATGTACGACGGTTCCTTCGACTGTCGCCCTACGAGCTGGTGCGTCCCGGCACGTTCCCGGCGGTGTACGTGCAGGCGGGGGCGATCGATCCGCGGTGCAGGCCCTGGCATGCGCGGAAGTTCGCGGCCCGCCTGCAGGCCGCCCAGGAGGGCGACGCGCCGATCCTGCTCCATGTGTTCGACGACGCCGGACACGGCGCGGCGACCGGGAACGAGGTCGCGGTCGAGCAGGAGACCGAGTGGCTGGCCTTCCTGATCAGGAGTCTCGGCCTGCGGATCTGA
- a CDS encoding helix-turn-helix domain-containing protein, which yields MGDSVTGLARVLEELGSTLLHLVCGELPQKEIGGVVIHDPLDEPELPDNALVLGVGLRDDLPGVVARLGGRGAVGLVVRGPVEPDEQLVAASRDSGVAVLAFTRGASWNHLTGMLRTLTAESDPYDANGHTRSGDLFAVANAIAALLDAPVTIEDRNSRLLAFSSRQEEVDPSRVQTILGRQVPVHYTRILEERGVFQSIYRSNRPVFVAPLPESGELPRVAIAVRAGDEILGTIWAVVPEPLDEERSESLFEASKLVAMHMVWQRADADSERRLRADLLSAALGSGPGSREAVQRLGLRDERAIVMALTAAPAATEAPAQAGADRKRLADAFAMHLAAAHPRAVAALIGDVAYGILPLARHDAEERPRVIAAEFLARVGSRLRPLIGVGRLADDISALARSRSSAEQALRVLRAGVLDQQVALFDEVHVEALLLELADLVPQADLPSGAIARIVGYDSDHQANLAETLRAWLDAFGDVAEASAAMFVHPSTFRYRLRRAAEVGGIDLGDTNARLAAMVQLRLMHIRSAGRDS from the coding sequence GTGGGTGATTCTGTGACCGGCCTTGCCCGCGTTCTGGAGGAGCTCGGTTCGACCCTCCTCCACCTGGTCTGTGGAGAGCTGCCGCAGAAGGAGATCGGCGGCGTCGTCATCCACGACCCGCTGGACGAGCCCGAGCTGCCGGACAACGCCCTGGTCCTGGGGGTGGGTCTGCGCGACGACCTGCCAGGGGTCGTCGCCCGGCTCGGTGGGCGGGGAGCGGTCGGCCTCGTCGTCCGCGGACCGGTCGAGCCCGATGAACAGCTGGTCGCGGCGTCACGGGATTCCGGCGTCGCCGTCCTCGCGTTCACCCGCGGCGCCTCGTGGAACCATCTGACCGGCATGCTCCGCACCCTGACCGCGGAAAGCGATCCGTACGACGCGAACGGCCACACGCGTTCGGGTGATCTGTTCGCCGTGGCCAACGCCATCGCGGCCCTGCTCGACGCACCGGTCACCATCGAGGACCGCAACTCTCGCCTGCTGGCCTTCTCCAGCCGCCAGGAGGAGGTCGACCCGTCCCGCGTCCAGACCATTCTCGGCCGGCAGGTCCCGGTCCACTACACCCGCATCCTGGAGGAACGCGGCGTCTTCCAGTCGATCTACCGCAGCAACCGTCCGGTCTTCGTGGCCCCGCTGCCCGAGTCCGGCGAGCTCCCGCGCGTGGCCATCGCGGTACGCGCCGGCGATGAGATTCTCGGGACGATCTGGGCGGTCGTCCCCGAGCCCCTCGACGAGGAGCGGAGCGAGTCGCTCTTCGAGGCCTCCAAACTCGTCGCCATGCACATGGTCTGGCAGCGCGCCGACGCCGACAGCGAGCGGCGCCTGCGCGCGGACCTGCTGAGCGCCGCCCTGGGGAGCGGGCCGGGGAGCCGTGAGGCCGTGCAACGCCTCGGGCTCAGGGACGAGCGGGCGATCGTCATGGCGCTCACCGCGGCGCCCGCCGCGACCGAGGCGCCCGCCCAGGCGGGCGCGGACCGCAAACGCCTCGCCGATGCCTTCGCCATGCACCTCGCCGCGGCGCACCCGCGCGCCGTCGCCGCGCTGATCGGCGATGTCGCGTACGGCATCCTGCCGCTGGCCCGCCACGACGCCGAGGAACGCCCGAGGGTGATCGCCGCCGAGTTCCTGGCCCGGGTGGGCTCTCGCCTGCGCCCGCTGATCGGCGTCGGCCGGCTCGCCGACGACATCTCGGCGCTCGCCCGGTCGCGGTCCAGCGCCGAGCAGGCCCTGCGCGTCCTGCGCGCGGGAGTGCTCGACCAGCAGGTCGCGCTGTTCGACGAGGTCCACGTCGAGGCGTTGCTGCTGGAACTCGCCGACCTGGTCCCCCAGGCCGACCTGCCCAGCGGCGCCATCGCCCGCATCGTCGGCTACGACAGCGACCACCAGGCGAACCTCGCTGAGACCCTGCGCGCCTGGCTGGACGCTTTCGGCGACGTAGCGGAGGCGTCCGCGGCGATGTTCGTGCACCCCAGCACCTTCCGCTACCGCCTGCGGCGGGCCGCCGAGGTCGGAGGAATCGATCTCGGCGACACGAACGCCCGGCTGGCCGCGATGGTCCAGTTGCGCCTGATGCACATCAGATCCGCAGGCCGAGACTCCTGA
- the menC gene encoding o-succinylbenzoate synthase produces MKITGVELRTVRMPLVAPFRTSFGTETVREAVLLRAVADEAEGWGECCAGTAPLYSSEYTQAAADVLTRYLIPAMTGVSGAHQVGPALAAFKGHRTAKAALEMAVLDAELRARDQPLSQAFGATRTHVPCGVSVGITDTIPELLDVVAEYLASGYRRIKLKIEPGWDIEPVAAVRERFGDIPLQVDANAAYRLHQARHLARLDPFDLILLEQPLAEDDLLGHAELAKRLTTPICLDESIVDARAAATAIKLKACQIVNIKPGRVGGYLEAKRIHDVCVANDIPVWCGGMLETGLGRAANVALAALPGFRLPGDTSASDRYYTTDITPPFLLEEGRLRVPTGPGLGVTPIPELLEAVTVSTMWIPV; encoded by the coding sequence ATGAAGATCACCGGAGTAGAGCTCCGCACCGTTCGGATGCCGCTTGTGGCACCGTTCCGTACGAGTTTCGGGACCGAAACGGTCCGTGAGGCCGTCCTGCTGCGGGCGGTGGCCGACGAGGCCGAGGGCTGGGGCGAGTGCTGCGCGGGCACCGCACCCCTGTACTCCTCCGAGTACACGCAGGCCGCGGCCGACGTCCTGACCCGCTACCTGATCCCGGCCATGACGGGCGTCAGCGGCGCCCACCAGGTGGGGCCCGCCCTCGCCGCGTTCAAGGGTCACCGCACGGCCAAGGCGGCGCTGGAGATGGCGGTGCTGGACGCCGAACTCAGAGCGCGCGACCAGCCGCTGAGCCAGGCCTTCGGCGCCACCAGGACCCACGTCCCCTGCGGCGTCTCGGTAGGCATCACCGACACGATTCCGGAGCTCCTGGACGTCGTCGCGGAATACCTCGCATCGGGCTACCGGCGGATCAAGCTGAAGATCGAGCCGGGCTGGGACATCGAGCCGGTCGCGGCGGTACGCGAGCGCTTCGGCGACATCCCGCTCCAGGTCGACGCGAACGCGGCGTACCGGCTCCACCAGGCCAGGCACCTGGCCCGGCTCGACCCCTTCGATCTGATCCTGCTCGAGCAGCCCCTGGCCGAGGACGACCTCCTGGGCCATGCGGAGTTGGCGAAACGCCTCACGACGCCGATCTGCCTGGACGAGTCGATCGTCGACGCGCGCGCCGCCGCCACCGCGATCAAGCTGAAGGCCTGTCAGATCGTGAACATCAAACCCGGCCGCGTCGGCGGTTACCTGGAGGCCAAGCGCATCCACGACGTCTGTGTCGCCAACGACATCCCGGTCTGGTGCGGCGGCATGCTGGAGACCGGTCTCGGCCGGGCGGCGAATGTCGCACTGGCGGCGCTGCCCGGATTCCGGCTTCCCGGCGACACCTCGGCGTCCGACCGCTACTACACCACCGACATCACCCCGCCGTTCCTGCTCGAGGAGGGCCGGCTGCGGGTGCCGACCGGCCCTGGCCTGGGCGTGACCCCGATCCCGGAGCTTCTCGAAGCGGTGACGGTCAGCACGATGTGGATACCCGTATGA